The following coding sequences are from one Virgibacillus necropolis window:
- a CDS encoding undecaprenyldiphospho-muramoylpentapeptide beta-N-acetylglucosaminyltransferase yields the protein MNKKSILFTGGGTAGHVIVNLAVIPIFKREGWEINYIGSKDGIERKLIEQLDGVTYHPISTGKLRRYMSKENLKDPFKVLKGTMQAWRIIGKSKPSIIFSKGGFVSVPVVLAAKVRRVPAVIHESDFTPGLANKIAIPFVKKVLATFPETMEYLPEQKAEYVGAVVRDELFQGNEKKGLAFCGFTNKKPVLLIMGGSGGSKKINDSVRASLDKLLNEFQIIHVCGIGKTEPEFNRSGYIQFEYVNEELKDLFAATDFVLSRAGSNAIFEFLSLKIPMLLIPLSKGSSRGDQIINAKSFAEKRYARVMEEEKLNEETLVQELLQLKDHELIMKTNMESYQSAKSKDRVIEIIKNNSK from the coding sequence ATGAATAAAAAAAGTATTCTGTTTACAGGCGGAGGAACAGCCGGTCATGTTATTGTAAATTTAGCAGTTATTCCCATCTTCAAGCGAGAGGGATGGGAAATTAATTATATCGGTTCAAAGGATGGAATAGAAAGAAAGCTAATTGAACAGTTGGATGGTGTAACGTATCATCCAATTTCTACTGGAAAACTTCGTCGTTATATGTCCAAGGAAAATTTGAAGGATCCGTTTAAGGTGTTAAAAGGAACGATGCAAGCATGGCGAATTATTGGTAAAAGTAAACCCTCGATTATTTTTTCGAAAGGTGGATTTGTATCTGTCCCAGTTGTATTGGCTGCAAAAGTGCGGCGGGTACCTGCCGTCATCCATGAATCTGATTTCACACCTGGTCTGGCCAATAAGATCGCAATACCATTTGTTAAAAAAGTACTGGCAACATTTCCAGAAACCATGGAATATCTACCTGAACAAAAGGCAGAATATGTTGGTGCAGTAGTCCGTGACGAACTTTTCCAAGGAAATGAAAAAAAAGGATTAGCATTTTGTGGTTTCACAAACAAGAAGCCTGTCTTACTTATTATGGGTGGTAGCGGTGGTTCGAAAAAAATTAATGATAGTGTACGCGCTAGTCTAGATAAGTTGTTAAATGAATTCCAAATTATTCATGTTTGTGGTATTGGGAAAACAGAACCCGAATTTAACCGATCTGGCTACATCCAATTTGAATATGTAAACGAAGAGCTGAAGGATCTTTTCGCAGCAACTGACTTTGTCTTGTCGCGAGCTGGTTCGAACGCTATATTTGAATTTTTGTCTTTAAAAATTCCGATGTTATTAATCCCATTGTCTAAAGGGTCAAGCAGGGGAGACCAAATTATTAATGCAAAGTCCTTTGCTGAGAAAAGGTATGCACGTGTAATGGAAGAAGAAAAGTTGAATGAAGAAACGCTTGTGCAAGAACTGCTTCAATTAAAAGACCATGAATTAATCATGAAAACCAATATGGAATCCTACCAAAGCGCAAAATCAAAAGACCGCGTAATAGAAATCATAAAAAATAATAGTAAATAG
- a CDS encoding MATE family efflux transporter, with protein sequence MYETSTIKEKLKLFTIILIPILVTQVSMYLMNFFDTVMSGQAGATDLAGVAIGSSLWVPIFTGINGVLLAITPIIAHLIGAKADHAIAKKVQQGVYLALALAILVVVIGAFSLNPILQAMDLESEVRHTAKFYIIWLVTGIVPLFIFNTLRCFIDALGQTRISMVIILIALPINIFFNYIFIFGKFGIPAFGGIGAGIATALTYWIVCFIAFGILFNMHPFREYNLFKNWVKPSLVDWWEQLKIGIPIGVSIFFETSIFSAVTIFMSVYSTYTIAAHQAAINFASLLYMIPLSVGIGLTIAVGYEIGGKRFADARTYGYIGISGGIFIAIFAGLVLYMFNDMVANLYTDNEEVVELTKQFIYYAIFFQLADAFAAPIQGALRGYKDVNVTLITSFVSYWIIGLPSGWLLANYTSLEPFGYWVGIIIGLSCGAVALLWRLLHLQKNKKIQRAN encoded by the coding sequence ATGTATGAAACTTCGACGATAAAAGAAAAATTAAAGCTGTTTACAATTATTCTTATACCAATTCTAGTTACGCAAGTCAGCATGTATTTAATGAACTTTTTCGATACAGTGATGTCTGGGCAGGCTGGCGCTACAGATCTTGCCGGTGTGGCAATTGGATCTAGTCTTTGGGTACCCATCTTCACTGGAATTAATGGTGTTCTTCTCGCCATTACACCAATCATCGCACATTTAATTGGCGCAAAGGCTGATCATGCTATTGCGAAAAAAGTTCAACAAGGTGTTTATTTGGCTTTGGCACTTGCAATCCTTGTTGTCGTCATAGGAGCTTTTTCATTAAATCCTATTTTACAGGCGATGGACTTGGAATCGGAAGTAAGACATACTGCGAAATTTTATATTATTTGGCTTGTGACAGGAATTGTACCTTTATTCATTTTTAATACATTACGCTGTTTTATTGATGCACTTGGTCAAACACGTATATCTATGGTCATTATTTTAATCGCTTTACCGATAAATATATTCTTTAACTATATATTTATTTTCGGTAAATTTGGTATTCCAGCATTTGGGGGAATTGGGGCTGGAATTGCTACTGCACTCACCTATTGGATCGTTTGCTTTATTGCATTTGGAATTTTATTTAACATGCATCCTTTTCGAGAATACAATCTTTTTAAAAATTGGGTAAAGCCATCGTTAGTTGATTGGTGGGAGCAGTTAAAAATTGGTATTCCAATTGGGGTTTCCATCTTTTTCGAGACTAGTATCTTTTCAGCTGTGACCATATTTATGAGCGTGTACAGCACATATACAATTGCAGCACACCAAGCGGCAATTAACTTTGCTTCTTTATTATATATGATTCCATTAAGTGTAGGAATTGGACTTACGATTGCGGTAGGCTATGAAATTGGTGGTAAGCGATTTGCCGATGCTAGGACATATGGATACATTGGAATTAGTGGTGGTATATTTATTGCCATTTTTGCTGGGCTTGTTTTATACATGTTTAATGACATGGTAGCGAACCTTTATACAGATAATGAAGAGGTAGTGGAATTAACAAAACAGTTTATCTACTATGCAATCTTTTTCCAACTGGCCGATGCTTTTGCCGCTCCTATTCAAGGTGCATTGCGGGGATATAAAGATGTAAATGTAACACTAATTACATCATTTGTTTCCTATTGGATCATTGGCTTACCTAGCGGTTGGTTACTAGCTAACTACACGTCGCTTGAACCATTTGGCTATTGGGTCGGTATTATTATTGGACTAAGCTGTGGCGCAGTTGCCTTGCTTTGGCGTTTATTGCATCTACAAAAAAACAAAAAGATACAACGAGCTAACTAG
- a CDS encoding aldehyde dehydrogenase family protein: protein MRNQLKHYINGEWVESTGTDTEEVINPATEEVMGKISLGTKEDLDKAVEAARVALPSFSQTTKEERIKMLEKITAEYEKRKEDLIETMTDELGAPLNISEKVHYQMGYAHFSQAAKSLKEFSFTEDRGDHTIVKDTVGVSGLITPWNFPTNQTSTKIASAFAAGSPVVLKPSELTPFAAIILAEIFDAAGVPKGVFNLVNGSGSVIGDGISSHPDIDFVSFTGSVGTGQKIMENAAKTIKNFALELGGKSPLVVLEDADIEQAAKAAVNHIAMNTGQVCSAATRIIVPASIKEEFEEAVKNVLPKFPVGDPREKSFIGPLVAKKQWDTVQSYIEKGISEGATLIAGGTGKPEGIEKGYYARPTIFTDVINNMVIAQEEIFGPVMSIITYETVDEAIEIANDTVYGLAGYVIGNDNETLRKVATSIKAGRVTVNNAGADFSAPFGGYKQSGIGREWGDFGIEEYLETKAILGLSS from the coding sequence ATGCGTAACCAATTGAAACATTATATTAATGGCGAATGGGTAGAATCAACCGGCACTGATACGGAAGAGGTCATTAACCCAGCAACAGAAGAAGTAATGGGGAAAATCAGTCTAGGTACTAAAGAAGATTTGGATAAGGCAGTAGAAGCTGCACGAGTAGCGCTTCCTTCTTTTTCACAAACAACTAAAGAAGAACGAATAAAAATGCTTGAGAAGATTACCGCTGAATATGAAAAACGTAAAGAGGATCTCATTGAAACCATGACTGATGAACTAGGAGCACCGCTTAATATTTCAGAAAAGGTTCACTATCAAATGGGCTATGCGCATTTTTCGCAAGCTGCAAAATCACTTAAAGAGTTTTCATTTACCGAGGATCGTGGTGACCATACAATTGTAAAGGATACAGTAGGTGTTAGTGGGCTTATTACACCATGGAACTTTCCAACAAATCAAACGTCAACCAAGATTGCAAGTGCATTTGCAGCAGGAAGCCCAGTTGTGTTAAAACCATCTGAATTGACACCATTTGCTGCGATTATTTTAGCGGAGATTTTTGATGCTGCTGGCGTTCCTAAAGGTGTCTTTAACCTTGTTAATGGTTCAGGTTCTGTGATTGGGGATGGTATTAGTTCTCATCCTGACATTGATTTCGTTTCCTTTACAGGCTCTGTTGGCACTGGGCAAAAGATTATGGAAAATGCAGCCAAGACAATTAAGAACTTCGCGCTTGAGCTAGGAGGGAAATCCCCTCTGGTTGTACTAGAGGATGCAGATATAGAACAAGCGGCTAAAGCAGCTGTTAATCATATTGCAATGAATACGGGTCAGGTTTGCTCTGCGGCTACACGCATTATTGTACCTGCTTCTATTAAGGAAGAATTTGAAGAAGCGGTCAAGAACGTGCTACCAAAATTCCCTGTTGGTGACCCTCGTGAGAAGTCATTCATAGGTCCACTCGTTGCTAAAAAACAATGGGATACTGTTCAGTCTTATATCGAAAAAGGAATTAGTGAAGGTGCAACCCTTATTGCTGGTGGTACTGGTAAGCCAGAAGGTATTGAAAAAGGATACTATGCTCGACCAACTATTTTTACAGATGTTATAAACAACATGGTCATCGCGCAGGAAGAAATTTTTGGACCAGTAATGTCCATTATCACGTACGAAACGGTCGACGAAGCAATTGAAATTGCAAATGACACCGTGTACGGACTAGCTGGTTATGTGATTGGAAATGATAATGAAACATTACGTAAAGTAGCAACAAGTATAAAAGCTGGTCGAGTAACTGTCAATAATGCTGGGGCAGACTTCTCTGCACCGTTTGGTGGCTATAAGCAATCTGGTATCGGAAGAGAATGGGGCGATTTCGGTATTGAAGAATACCTCGAAACGAAAGCTATCTTAGGTCTTTCATCATAA